In Musa acuminata AAA Group cultivar baxijiao chromosome BXJ2-8, Cavendish_Baxijiao_AAA, whole genome shotgun sequence, one genomic interval encodes:
- the LOC135618507 gene encoding uncharacterized protein LOC135618507 isoform X1 — protein sequence MRGGDQQSRLVYELCALLLAALHSSPHDAPATLYPPGPVSPAGFASFLLGASLAMMLGGSLTFLIGFLLMPWVIGLLMLLYVVEIVSSLSGLGRAIVCPDAPLMDQGSVRSTIFEAAN from the exons ATGCGTGGCGGCGACCAGCAATCACGGCTCGTCTACGAACTCTGTGCCCTCCTCCTCGCCGCCCTCCACTCCTCTCCCCATGACGCCCCTGCCACCCTCTACCCGCCCGGGCCGGTGTCGCCAGCGGGGTTCGCGTCGTTCCTCCTCGGGGCGTCGCTGGCGATGATGCTGGGCGGGTCCCTGACGTTCTTGATCGGGTTCCTGCTGATGCCCTGGGTGATCGGCCTCTTGATGCTGTTGTATGTCGTCGAGATCGTCTCCAGTTTGTCCGGCTTGGGCAGGGCGATCGTCTGCCCGGATGCCCCCCTCATGGATCAAGGAAGTGTCAG ATCAACTATTTTCGAAGCTGCCAATTGA
- the LOC135582048 gene encoding calmodulin-binding transcription activator 4-like isoform X3: protein MGMIQAGFDINKLSEEAQSRWLKPVEVLYILQNHESFKITQKPPQKPPSGSLFLFNRRVLRYFRNDGYSWQKKKNGKTAREGHERLKVGNSEAINCYYARGEKNSCIQRRSYWMLDPAYEHIALVHYREIIEGINVPESTSSISNESSLTLRYGTSVSNDQPQCFPSHTSEFNEPCQNSCSPGSVEEVNSKFDRGSNGTTQLNGMERSESCHQLQLPEINIALRNIEEQLSLDTDDEDSFVCSKTELLRCSNQNVETHGLQLLNHETRNPQEETHRNSFDEFKQMSNGHIEDSMHNLLNNSDIWYEQSQFEAPFGTELSLTVPQGHLFTIREVSPEWAFSSENTKVLITGNFLCSPSECAWAVLFGDIEVPLEIVQDGVLRCQSPQHMAGKVKLCITSGNGKPCSEVHEFVFHEKQERTSSSRALSPADAIKSSNELLLLVNLVQILFSGHSTVASQLEREQEVNPSWETKRLKNQLELIIESILVESEPPEVIMNLVLQELLKDKLQQWLTSKHEGNPDEGSVLSKHEQCIIHMISGLGYRWALHPILNSGTCINYRDSNGWTALHWATRFGREEMVAALLAAGASAGAVTNPTSEDPAGKTPASLAVDNGHKGLAGYLSEAALTTHLFSLTTEKTKILEGSASMEADRGVDNISERRAHLQGGTEDQLSLKDSLAAVRNATQAAARIQAAFRAYSFRKNIQKTDILQGIYDIFPTEVHGLSVASRSHKTLFGYHDQKFDKAAVSIQKNYRRWRRRKEFIKLRANVVKIQTHVRAHLANKKEKEFLWSVGILEKIMLRWYRKGVGLRGFRAELEPIDVEEEDDVIKVFRKQRVNKALDEALSRVISVVESPEARLQYRRMLETYQQAKAELSQCG, encoded by the exons ATGGGTATGATCCAGGCGG GATTTGATATAAATAAGTTAAGTGAAGAAGCCCAGTCCCGGTGGTTGAAGCCTGTAGAAGTTTTATATATTCTGCAGAATCATGAAAGTTTTAAGATCACCCAGAAGCCTCCTCAGAAGCCACCTA GTGGTTCTTTGTTCCTTTTCAACCGTAGAGTGCTTCGTTATTTTCGTAATGATGGATACTCGTggcagaaaaagaaaaatggtAAAACTGCTCGTGAAGGTCATGAGCGTCTTAAG GTTGGGAACTCTGAAGCAATAAATTGCTATTATGCCCGTGGAGAGAAAAATTCTTGTATTCAGAGGAGGAGCTACTGGATGCTGGATCC GGCCTACGAGCACATAGCTCTTGTACATTACAGAGAAATTATTGAG GGAATAAATGTGCCTGAATCAACCTCAAGCATCTCAAATGAATCTTCTTTGACATTGAGATATGGTACCAGTGTCAGTAATGATCAACCACAATGTTTTCCTTCTCACACTAGTGAATTTAATGAACCTTGTCAGAATTCGTGCAGTCCAGGATCAGTGGAAGAAGTTAATTCTAAATTTGATAGAGGAAGTAATGGAACAACCCAGTTAAATGGAATGGAGAGATCAGAATCTTGTCACCAGTTACAGCTGCCAGAGATCAATATAGCACTGAGAAATATTGAAGAGCAGTTAAGTTTAGATACTGATGATGAGGATAGTTTTGTTTGCTCCAAAACGGAACTACTTCGATGCAGCAATCAAAACGTGGAAACACATGGTTTACAGCTTCTGAATCATGAAACAAGAAACCCCCAAGAGGAAACACATCGAAAttcatttgatgaatttaaacaaATGTCAAATGGTCATATTGAAGATAGCATGCATAATCTGTTGAATAATTCAG ATATATGGTATGAGCAGAGTCAATTTGAAGCGCCTTTTGGAACAGAACTGAGTTTGACTGTGCCACAAGGACATCTGTTTACTATACGTGAAGTCTCTCCTGAATGGGCATTTTCTTCTGAGAATACAAAG GTTTTAATCACAGGAAACTTTCTTTGCAGTCCTTCAGAGTGTGCATGGGCTGTATTATTTGGAGATATTGAAGTTCCACTTGAAATTGTTCAGGATGGTGTTTTACGTTGCCAGTCTCCACAGCATATGGCAGGAAAGGTCAAACTGTGCATTACATCTGGCAATGGGAAACCCTGCAGTGAAGTGCATGAATTTGTATTTCATGAAAAGCAAGAAAGAACAAGCTCCAGTAGAGCCTTATCTCCAGCTGATGCAATAAAAAGCTCCAATGAACTCTTATTGCTTGTCAATTTAGTGCAGATACTTTTCTCTGGACATAGTACTGTAGCTTCTCAACTGGAGCGTGAACAAGAAGTCAATCCTTCATGGGAGACGAAAAGACTGAAAAATCAGTTGgagttgatcattgaatcaatccTAGTTGAGTCAGAGCCTCCAGAAGTGATAATGAATTTAGTTCTGCAAGAACTATTAAAGGATAAATTGCAGCAATGGTTAACATCCAAACATGAGGGCAATCCTGATGAGGGTTCTGTGTTGTCCAAGCATGAGCAATGCATCATACACATGATCTCTGGCTTGGGATATCGGTGGGCCTTACACCCAATTCTTAACTCTGGCACGTGCATAAACTACCGTGATTCAAATGGATGGACTGCACTTCACTGGGCTACTAGATTTGGAAG GGAAGAAATGGTTGCTGCACTGCTTGCTGCTGGTGCTTCGGCTGGAGCAGTCACAAATCCAACCTCAGAAGATCCAGCTGGCAAAACACCAGCTTCTCTAGCTGTTGATAATGGTCACAAAGGTCTTGCTGGATATCTTTCAGAAGCTGCACTAACTACTCATCTTTTTTCTCTTACAACTGAGAAAACAAAGATTTTGGAAGGGTCTGCTTCTATGGAAGCTGATAGAGGTGTGGACAACATATCTGAGAGAAGGGCCCACTTGCAAGGTGGGACGGAGGATCAGCTTTCACTAAAAGATTCATTAGCAGCTGTCAGAAATGCCACTCAAGCTGCAGCCCGTATACAAGCAGCCTTCCGTGCCTATTCTTTCAGGAAGAATATACAAAAAACTGATATACTTCAAGGCATATATGATATATTTCCTACAGAAGTCCATGGACTTTCAGTTGCATCCAGGTCGCATAAAACTCTTTTTGGTTATCATGATCAAAAGTTTGATAAAGCAGCTGTATCAATTCAAAAGAACTATCGACGTTGGAGAAGACGCAAAGAGTTCATAAAACTGCGTGCTAATGTTGTGAAGATACAG ACTCATGTACGAGCTCATCTAgcaaacaaaaaggagaaagaatttcttTGGAGTGTTGGTATACTAGAAAAGATCATGCTAAGGTGGTATAGAAAAGGAGTTGGCTTACGAGGGTTCCGAGCTGAACTGGAACCTATTGATGTGGAGGAAGAAGATGACGTAATCAAGGTTTTCCGCAAACAAAGAGTCAATAAAGCTCTGGATGAAGCTCTATCAAGGGTCATATCTGTGGTAGAGAGTCCTGAAGCACGGTTGCAGTACCGCCGGATGCTCGAAACCTACCAACAAGCTAAG GCTGAGCTAAGTCAGTGTGGATAA
- the LOC135582048 gene encoding calmodulin-binding transcription activator 4-like isoform X2, translated as MGFDINKLSEEAQSRWLKPVEVLYILQNHESFKITQKPPQKPPSGSLFLFNRRVLRYFRNDGYSWQKKKNGKTAREGHERLKVGNSEAINCYYARGEKNSCIQRRSYWMLDPAYEHIALVHYREIIEGINVPESTSSISNESSLTLRYGTSVSNDQPQCFPSHTSEFNEPCQNSCSPGSVEEVNSKFDRGSNGTTQLNGMERSESCHQLQLPEINIALRNIEEQLSLDTDDEDSFVCSKTELLRCSNQNVETHGLQLLNHETRNPQEETHRNSFDEFKQMSNGHIEDSMHNLLNNSDNLRWLHGSPFQQSYSSEADYYVANHSCMKLGTDEAPISAENSAFASYLSDIWYEQSQFEAPFGTELSLTVPQGHLFTIREVSPEWAFSSENTKVLITGNFLCSPSECAWAVLFGDIEVPLEIVQDGVLRCQSPQHMAGKVKLCITSGNGKPCSEVHEFVFHEKQERTSSSRALSPADAIKSSNELLLLVNLVQILFSGHSTVASQLEREQEVNPSWETKRLKNQLELIIESILVESEPPEVIMNLVLQELLKDKLQQWLTSKHEGNPDEGSVLSKHEQCIIHMISGLGYRWALHPILNSGTCINYRDSNGWTALHWATRFGREEMVAALLAAGASAGAVTNPTSEDPAGKTPASLAVDNGHKGLAGYLSEAALTTHLFSLTTEKTKILEGSASMEADRGVDNISERRAHLQGGTEDQLSLKDSLAAVRNATQAAARIQAAFRAYSFRKNIQKTDILQGIYDIFPTEVHGLSVASRSHKTLFGYHDQKFDKAAVSIQKNYRRWRRRKEFIKLRANVVKIQTHVRAHLANKKEKEFLWSVGILEKIMLRWYRKGVGLRGFRAELEPIDVEEEDDVIKVFRKQRVNKALDEALSRVISVVESPEARLQYRRMLETYQQAKAELSQCG; from the exons ATGG GATTTGATATAAATAAGTTAAGTGAAGAAGCCCAGTCCCGGTGGTTGAAGCCTGTAGAAGTTTTATATATTCTGCAGAATCATGAAAGTTTTAAGATCACCCAGAAGCCTCCTCAGAAGCCACCTA GTGGTTCTTTGTTCCTTTTCAACCGTAGAGTGCTTCGTTATTTTCGTAATGATGGATACTCGTggcagaaaaagaaaaatggtAAAACTGCTCGTGAAGGTCATGAGCGTCTTAAG GTTGGGAACTCTGAAGCAATAAATTGCTATTATGCCCGTGGAGAGAAAAATTCTTGTATTCAGAGGAGGAGCTACTGGATGCTGGATCC GGCCTACGAGCACATAGCTCTTGTACATTACAGAGAAATTATTGAG GGAATAAATGTGCCTGAATCAACCTCAAGCATCTCAAATGAATCTTCTTTGACATTGAGATATGGTACCAGTGTCAGTAATGATCAACCACAATGTTTTCCTTCTCACACTAGTGAATTTAATGAACCTTGTCAGAATTCGTGCAGTCCAGGATCAGTGGAAGAAGTTAATTCTAAATTTGATAGAGGAAGTAATGGAACAACCCAGTTAAATGGAATGGAGAGATCAGAATCTTGTCACCAGTTACAGCTGCCAGAGATCAATATAGCACTGAGAAATATTGAAGAGCAGTTAAGTTTAGATACTGATGATGAGGATAGTTTTGTTTGCTCCAAAACGGAACTACTTCGATGCAGCAATCAAAACGTGGAAACACATGGTTTACAGCTTCTGAATCATGAAACAAGAAACCCCCAAGAGGAAACACATCGAAAttcatttgatgaatttaaacaaATGTCAAATGGTCATATTGAAGATAGCATGCATAATCTGTTGAATAATTCAG ATAATCTTAGATGGCTTCATGGATCTCCGTTTCAGCAAAGCTATTCTTCTGAAGCAGATTATTATGTAGCTAACCACAGTTGTATGAAGCTAGGGACGGATGAAGCTCCCATTTCAGCTGAAAATAGTGCATTTGCCTCTTACCTTTCAGATATATGGTATGAGCAGAGTCAATTTGAAGCGCCTTTTGGAACAGAACTGAGTTTGACTGTGCCACAAGGACATCTGTTTACTATACGTGAAGTCTCTCCTGAATGGGCATTTTCTTCTGAGAATACAAAG GTTTTAATCACAGGAAACTTTCTTTGCAGTCCTTCAGAGTGTGCATGGGCTGTATTATTTGGAGATATTGAAGTTCCACTTGAAATTGTTCAGGATGGTGTTTTACGTTGCCAGTCTCCACAGCATATGGCAGGAAAGGTCAAACTGTGCATTACATCTGGCAATGGGAAACCCTGCAGTGAAGTGCATGAATTTGTATTTCATGAAAAGCAAGAAAGAACAAGCTCCAGTAGAGCCTTATCTCCAGCTGATGCAATAAAAAGCTCCAATGAACTCTTATTGCTTGTCAATTTAGTGCAGATACTTTTCTCTGGACATAGTACTGTAGCTTCTCAACTGGAGCGTGAACAAGAAGTCAATCCTTCATGGGAGACGAAAAGACTGAAAAATCAGTTGgagttgatcattgaatcaatccTAGTTGAGTCAGAGCCTCCAGAAGTGATAATGAATTTAGTTCTGCAAGAACTATTAAAGGATAAATTGCAGCAATGGTTAACATCCAAACATGAGGGCAATCCTGATGAGGGTTCTGTGTTGTCCAAGCATGAGCAATGCATCATACACATGATCTCTGGCTTGGGATATCGGTGGGCCTTACACCCAATTCTTAACTCTGGCACGTGCATAAACTACCGTGATTCAAATGGATGGACTGCACTTCACTGGGCTACTAGATTTGGAAG GGAAGAAATGGTTGCTGCACTGCTTGCTGCTGGTGCTTCGGCTGGAGCAGTCACAAATCCAACCTCAGAAGATCCAGCTGGCAAAACACCAGCTTCTCTAGCTGTTGATAATGGTCACAAAGGTCTTGCTGGATATCTTTCAGAAGCTGCACTAACTACTCATCTTTTTTCTCTTACAACTGAGAAAACAAAGATTTTGGAAGGGTCTGCTTCTATGGAAGCTGATAGAGGTGTGGACAACATATCTGAGAGAAGGGCCCACTTGCAAGGTGGGACGGAGGATCAGCTTTCACTAAAAGATTCATTAGCAGCTGTCAGAAATGCCACTCAAGCTGCAGCCCGTATACAAGCAGCCTTCCGTGCCTATTCTTTCAGGAAGAATATACAAAAAACTGATATACTTCAAGGCATATATGATATATTTCCTACAGAAGTCCATGGACTTTCAGTTGCATCCAGGTCGCATAAAACTCTTTTTGGTTATCATGATCAAAAGTTTGATAAAGCAGCTGTATCAATTCAAAAGAACTATCGACGTTGGAGAAGACGCAAAGAGTTCATAAAACTGCGTGCTAATGTTGTGAAGATACAG ACTCATGTACGAGCTCATCTAgcaaacaaaaaggagaaagaatttcttTGGAGTGTTGGTATACTAGAAAAGATCATGCTAAGGTGGTATAGAAAAGGAGTTGGCTTACGAGGGTTCCGAGCTGAACTGGAACCTATTGATGTGGAGGAAGAAGATGACGTAATCAAGGTTTTCCGCAAACAAAGAGTCAATAAAGCTCTGGATGAAGCTCTATCAAGGGTCATATCTGTGGTAGAGAGTCCTGAAGCACGGTTGCAGTACCGCCGGATGCTCGAAACCTACCAACAAGCTAAG GCTGAGCTAAGTCAGTGTGGATAA
- the LOC135618507 gene encoding uncharacterized protein LOC135618507 isoform X2 — translation MRGGDQQSRLVYELCALLLAALHSSPHDAPATLYPPGPVSPAGFASFLLGASLAMMLGGSLTFLIGFLLMPWVIGLLMLLYVVEIVSSLSGLGRAIVCPDAPLMDQGSVRTKPHE, via the exons ATGCGTGGCGGCGACCAGCAATCACGGCTCGTCTACGAACTCTGTGCCCTCCTCCTCGCCGCCCTCCACTCCTCTCCCCATGACGCCCCTGCCACCCTCTACCCGCCCGGGCCGGTGTCGCCAGCGGGGTTCGCGTCGTTCCTCCTCGGGGCGTCGCTGGCGATGATGCTGGGCGGGTCCCTGACGTTCTTGATCGGGTTCCTGCTGATGCCCTGGGTGATCGGCCTCTTGATGCTGTTGTATGTCGTCGAGATCGTCTCCAGTTTGTCCGGCTTGGGCAGGGCGATCGTCTGCCCGGATGCCCCCCTCATGGATCAAGGAAGTGTCAG GACAAAACCCCATGAATGA
- the LOC135582048 gene encoding calmodulin-binding transcription activator 4-like isoform X1, which translates to MGMIQAGFDINKLSEEAQSRWLKPVEVLYILQNHESFKITQKPPQKPPSGSLFLFNRRVLRYFRNDGYSWQKKKNGKTAREGHERLKVGNSEAINCYYARGEKNSCIQRRSYWMLDPAYEHIALVHYREIIEGINVPESTSSISNESSLTLRYGTSVSNDQPQCFPSHTSEFNEPCQNSCSPGSVEEVNSKFDRGSNGTTQLNGMERSESCHQLQLPEINIALRNIEEQLSLDTDDEDSFVCSKTELLRCSNQNVETHGLQLLNHETRNPQEETHRNSFDEFKQMSNGHIEDSMHNLLNNSDNLRWLHGSPFQQSYSSEADYYVANHSCMKLGTDEAPISAENSAFASYLSDIWYEQSQFEAPFGTELSLTVPQGHLFTIREVSPEWAFSSENTKVLITGNFLCSPSECAWAVLFGDIEVPLEIVQDGVLRCQSPQHMAGKVKLCITSGNGKPCSEVHEFVFHEKQERTSSSRALSPADAIKSSNELLLLVNLVQILFSGHSTVASQLEREQEVNPSWETKRLKNQLELIIESILVESEPPEVIMNLVLQELLKDKLQQWLTSKHEGNPDEGSVLSKHEQCIIHMISGLGYRWALHPILNSGTCINYRDSNGWTALHWATRFGREEMVAALLAAGASAGAVTNPTSEDPAGKTPASLAVDNGHKGLAGYLSEAALTTHLFSLTTEKTKILEGSASMEADRGVDNISERRAHLQGGTEDQLSLKDSLAAVRNATQAAARIQAAFRAYSFRKNIQKTDILQGIYDIFPTEVHGLSVASRSHKTLFGYHDQKFDKAAVSIQKNYRRWRRRKEFIKLRANVVKIQTHVRAHLANKKEKEFLWSVGILEKIMLRWYRKGVGLRGFRAELEPIDVEEEDDVIKVFRKQRVNKALDEALSRVISVVESPEARLQYRRMLETYQQAKAELSQCG; encoded by the exons ATGGGTATGATCCAGGCGG GATTTGATATAAATAAGTTAAGTGAAGAAGCCCAGTCCCGGTGGTTGAAGCCTGTAGAAGTTTTATATATTCTGCAGAATCATGAAAGTTTTAAGATCACCCAGAAGCCTCCTCAGAAGCCACCTA GTGGTTCTTTGTTCCTTTTCAACCGTAGAGTGCTTCGTTATTTTCGTAATGATGGATACTCGTggcagaaaaagaaaaatggtAAAACTGCTCGTGAAGGTCATGAGCGTCTTAAG GTTGGGAACTCTGAAGCAATAAATTGCTATTATGCCCGTGGAGAGAAAAATTCTTGTATTCAGAGGAGGAGCTACTGGATGCTGGATCC GGCCTACGAGCACATAGCTCTTGTACATTACAGAGAAATTATTGAG GGAATAAATGTGCCTGAATCAACCTCAAGCATCTCAAATGAATCTTCTTTGACATTGAGATATGGTACCAGTGTCAGTAATGATCAACCACAATGTTTTCCTTCTCACACTAGTGAATTTAATGAACCTTGTCAGAATTCGTGCAGTCCAGGATCAGTGGAAGAAGTTAATTCTAAATTTGATAGAGGAAGTAATGGAACAACCCAGTTAAATGGAATGGAGAGATCAGAATCTTGTCACCAGTTACAGCTGCCAGAGATCAATATAGCACTGAGAAATATTGAAGAGCAGTTAAGTTTAGATACTGATGATGAGGATAGTTTTGTTTGCTCCAAAACGGAACTACTTCGATGCAGCAATCAAAACGTGGAAACACATGGTTTACAGCTTCTGAATCATGAAACAAGAAACCCCCAAGAGGAAACACATCGAAAttcatttgatgaatttaaacaaATGTCAAATGGTCATATTGAAGATAGCATGCATAATCTGTTGAATAATTCAG ATAATCTTAGATGGCTTCATGGATCTCCGTTTCAGCAAAGCTATTCTTCTGAAGCAGATTATTATGTAGCTAACCACAGTTGTATGAAGCTAGGGACGGATGAAGCTCCCATTTCAGCTGAAAATAGTGCATTTGCCTCTTACCTTTCAGATATATGGTATGAGCAGAGTCAATTTGAAGCGCCTTTTGGAACAGAACTGAGTTTGACTGTGCCACAAGGACATCTGTTTACTATACGTGAAGTCTCTCCTGAATGGGCATTTTCTTCTGAGAATACAAAG GTTTTAATCACAGGAAACTTTCTTTGCAGTCCTTCAGAGTGTGCATGGGCTGTATTATTTGGAGATATTGAAGTTCCACTTGAAATTGTTCAGGATGGTGTTTTACGTTGCCAGTCTCCACAGCATATGGCAGGAAAGGTCAAACTGTGCATTACATCTGGCAATGGGAAACCCTGCAGTGAAGTGCATGAATTTGTATTTCATGAAAAGCAAGAAAGAACAAGCTCCAGTAGAGCCTTATCTCCAGCTGATGCAATAAAAAGCTCCAATGAACTCTTATTGCTTGTCAATTTAGTGCAGATACTTTTCTCTGGACATAGTACTGTAGCTTCTCAACTGGAGCGTGAACAAGAAGTCAATCCTTCATGGGAGACGAAAAGACTGAAAAATCAGTTGgagttgatcattgaatcaatccTAGTTGAGTCAGAGCCTCCAGAAGTGATAATGAATTTAGTTCTGCAAGAACTATTAAAGGATAAATTGCAGCAATGGTTAACATCCAAACATGAGGGCAATCCTGATGAGGGTTCTGTGTTGTCCAAGCATGAGCAATGCATCATACACATGATCTCTGGCTTGGGATATCGGTGGGCCTTACACCCAATTCTTAACTCTGGCACGTGCATAAACTACCGTGATTCAAATGGATGGACTGCACTTCACTGGGCTACTAGATTTGGAAG GGAAGAAATGGTTGCTGCACTGCTTGCTGCTGGTGCTTCGGCTGGAGCAGTCACAAATCCAACCTCAGAAGATCCAGCTGGCAAAACACCAGCTTCTCTAGCTGTTGATAATGGTCACAAAGGTCTTGCTGGATATCTTTCAGAAGCTGCACTAACTACTCATCTTTTTTCTCTTACAACTGAGAAAACAAAGATTTTGGAAGGGTCTGCTTCTATGGAAGCTGATAGAGGTGTGGACAACATATCTGAGAGAAGGGCCCACTTGCAAGGTGGGACGGAGGATCAGCTTTCACTAAAAGATTCATTAGCAGCTGTCAGAAATGCCACTCAAGCTGCAGCCCGTATACAAGCAGCCTTCCGTGCCTATTCTTTCAGGAAGAATATACAAAAAACTGATATACTTCAAGGCATATATGATATATTTCCTACAGAAGTCCATGGACTTTCAGTTGCATCCAGGTCGCATAAAACTCTTTTTGGTTATCATGATCAAAAGTTTGATAAAGCAGCTGTATCAATTCAAAAGAACTATCGACGTTGGAGAAGACGCAAAGAGTTCATAAAACTGCGTGCTAATGTTGTGAAGATACAG ACTCATGTACGAGCTCATCTAgcaaacaaaaaggagaaagaatttcttTGGAGTGTTGGTATACTAGAAAAGATCATGCTAAGGTGGTATAGAAAAGGAGTTGGCTTACGAGGGTTCCGAGCTGAACTGGAACCTATTGATGTGGAGGAAGAAGATGACGTAATCAAGGTTTTCCGCAAACAAAGAGTCAATAAAGCTCTGGATGAAGCTCTATCAAGGGTCATATCTGTGGTAGAGAGTCCTGAAGCACGGTTGCAGTACCGCCGGATGCTCGAAACCTACCAACAAGCTAAG GCTGAGCTAAGTCAGTGTGGATAA